In Jaculus jaculus isolate mJacJac1 chromosome 4, mJacJac1.mat.Y.cur, whole genome shotgun sequence, a single genomic region encodes these proteins:
- the Kctd18 gene encoding BTB/POZ domain-containing protein KCTD18 isoform X2, which translates to MMDAFDAWEGKGVSYWRVPHELIECWTLEERPLVGSLHHMAPIRKRRLTAFSEEEEGVSCKTGPKPVRYLGPSTSTQIKVRNSASVKVSPPKAVHVASQETAHRPQSGSCGKGAPCSVPHEGQSPVSPQVPSSENGAPRPPPAKVLLSDRKFSSHRVIKLKRIPLCAAGPSLPIPSSGTQASSPEQLSPEASSTWDVRTENRKDQPDG; encoded by the exons GTGTTAGCTACTGGCGGGTGCCTCACGAGCTGATAGAATGCTGGACTCTGGAGGAGCGGCCTTTAGTTGGAAGTCTGCATCATATGGCCCCAATACGAAAGAG GCGCCTGACAGCCTTCAGTGAAGAGGAGGAAGGTGTGAGCTGTAAGACGGGCCCTAAGCCAGTCAGGTATCTGGGCCCTTCCACAAGTACCCAAATTAAAGTCAGGAACTCTGCTTCAGTCAAGGTGTCCCCACCCAAGGCTGTCCATGTCGCCTCTCAAGAGACCGCACACCGGCCTCAGAGTGGCAGTTGTGGAAAGGGAGCTCCGTGCTCTGTGCCTCATGAGGGACAGTCTCCAGTTTCCCCCCAAGTCCCAAGTTCTGAGAATGGAGCCCCACGACCGCCTCCAGCCAAGGTGCTGCTCTCGGACAGGAAGTTTTCATCGCACAGGGTGATCAAGCTGAAGCGGATCCCACTGTGTGCTGCGGGGCCTTCCCTGCCCATCCCCTCATCAGGGACACAGGCCAGCTCCCCTGAGCAGCTCTCTCCAGAagcttccagcacttgggatgtgcgGACTGAGAACAGGAAAGACCAGCCTGATGGGTAA